The genomic window CGGTCACCTCGACCAGCAGGGCCGCCGGTTCCAGGCCGGTCTCGGTGAGGATCGTGGTCACCACGGCGGGGAAGCCGGGTTCGCTGAGCTGGCGGGCCGACACGTTGACGCTGATGTAGAGGGGTGCCGCGGCGCCCAGGACACGACGCCACTCGGAGAGTTTCCGGCAGGCGGTTCGCATGATCCATTCGCCGAGTTCGACGATCAGGCCGTTGTCCTCGGCGACCGGGATGAAGGCGACCGGGCTGACGAAGCCGCGGACCGGGTGCACCCAGCGGACCAGTGCCTCGACGGCGACCGTGCTGCTGTCGCCGAGGTCGACGATGGGCTGGTAGACGACGTGGAAGTCGCCGTCGTCGAGGCTGTGCCGCAGGTCGGCGCCGAGGCGTTCGGCGGCTTCGGCCCGCTCGTCCAGGGCGGGCGTGTACTCGACGAGCTGGCCGCCGGTGGACTTGGCGGCGTAGCGGGCGGTGTCGGCGCGGCGTACCAGTTCGGCGGCGCCGAGGCACGGGTCGTCGGGGGAAGCGGTGGACGGGACGGAGCTGGAGGCGACACCGAGGCGGGCGTTGAGCAGCAGTTCGTGTTCACCGGCGTGAACCGGGTGACGCAGCAGCTCCTGGAGCCGGCCGGCCACCACCAGGCCGTCGGCGGGCAGGGTGTCGTGGACGAGGACGGCGAACTCGTCGGCGCCCATCCGGGCGACAACGTCGCCGTCGCGGACGCAGAGGCGCAACAGTTCGGCGACCGCGATCAGGGCCTGGTCGCCGGCGGCCCGGCCGAGCCGGTCGTTGACGTGTTTGAACCCGGCCAGGTCGATCATGATCATGTGGCAGGGGGCGGCGGCGACCGCGGTGGCGGCCCGCTGTTCGAAGGCGCGGCGGTTCGGCAGGCCGGTGAGGTCGTCCCGCATGACCAGGTCACGCAGCTGCCGGGCCTGCGAGTCGACTCGGGAGATGTAACCGCTCATCCGGGTGGCGACCAGGATGAACAGGGCCATCGAGCCGACCGCGACGGCCGCCCAGCTCATCCCGCTGGCACCGCGTTCGCCCTGGACCAGCAGCACGGCCGGGACCAGCAGGGTGGAGGCGGTGAGCACGAGCAGGCGGCTGCGGCCGAGACTGTCCCGGTCGCCGGTGATCGGCTGCGCCATCGACGGGTGGCCGGCGGCCCCGGCCCAGAGGGCGTAGGCGACCAGGAAGCTGCCGAACAGGACGGTCGCCGGGATCCTCTCGAAGAACAGGCTGTAGCCGATGTTCCCGGCGAGGGCGGTCACGCTCCCCGCGGTGATCAGCCACAGACTGGGGGTGCGCGGTCCGCGGCGGAACAGGATCGGGGTGATGACCGCGCAGAGCAGCACTCCGGCCGTCGGATAACCGGCGGTGACCAGGCGGGTCAGCAGCGGCATGGCGGTGTCGGCCAGGATCGGCTCGATCAGGAACGTCCAGTAGACGATGCCCAGCCCGACCGCGATGATCGCCGAGTCGATGATCGTGCTGGAGCGCAGCGGGCCGGGTTCCCGGGTGAGGCGGAAGAGCGCGACCGACAGCATCGGGTAAGCGCCCAGGTAGAACGCGTCGGCCCAGGACGGGTAGATCATCCCGCCGCCGAGCAGCACCTGCTGGGCGAAGACGGCGTCGCCGACGATCCAGGTACCGACCCCGGCGGCGAAGAGGTACCAGGAGCCGATGCCGGCCGGCCGGTACCGGCGGGCCCCGGTGACCATCATCGCGCACATGCCGATCCCGATGACCGAGGCGAGGGTGACCGACGGCAGGCTGTACGGCAGCACCATGTACAGCACCGATCCGGCCAGCCCGCACCCCGACCAGGCCAGCCACCAGGGCGTACGCGGAACTCTCGGCACGTCTCCCCAGTTCGGCCGGAATCACCGATTCATGAGTGCGCACACCCCTCTCAGCGCCGGTCAGCCCCGGAGTGTCACACCGGGCGGCGGGTGGCGGCGATCCGCAGGTCGGCTTCGATGGCGGCGGTGGCCACGAGCAGGGGTGGTAGCAGGCGCGCGCGGATCTCGGCGACGGTGGCCTGGGCGGCGTGCACGGAGATGTTGACGGCCCCGGCGACGGTGCCGGTGCGGTCCCGGATGGGCGCGGCGATGGCCCGCAGGCCCTCTTCCAGTTCCTGGTCGACGACGGCGTGCCCGTACAGCCGGACGCGGGCCAGTTCGGCGCGCAGTTCTCCCGGGGTCCGGAGGGTGCGGCCGGTGAGGGGTTCGAGCTTCACCCGGCTGAGGTACGTCTCCAGAAGCTCGTCCGGGAGTGCCGCGAGCATGACCCGGCCCATCGATGTCGCGTATGCCGGGAACCGGGTGCCGACGGTGATCGCGATCCGCATGATCCGACTTGTCGGTACTCGGGCGACATAAACGATGTCGTCACCGTCGAGCACCGACATCGACGACGACTCGTGCACCTCGGCCACCAGCCGTTCCAGGTGCGGTTCGGCCACGTCCGGCAGCGTGCGACTCGACAGGTATGAATACCCGAGTTCGAGGACCCGGGGGGTCAGCGAGAACAGCCGCCCGTCGGTGCGCACATAGCCGAGGTCACTGAGTGTCAACAGAAACCGTCGGGAAGCCGCCCGAGTCAGACCACAGATCCGCGCAACGTCACTGAGAGTGAGTTCAGTGTGCTGTGCATCGAACGCGCGGATCACTGCGAGTCCCCGCTCCAGCGACTGAACGTAGTACGGTTCGCGCGGCATCAGTTGATCGAACATCGTTGACGTGACACAGGGGAAGATCTTAGCGTTCTCGATGAGAACTCATGTTCGTAATGCGCACAGATTTCGAAGGAGTAAATATGCGGCGTCTTCTCGCGGGGCTCGCGGCAGTCGTGCTCGCGGGTTCCCTGGCGGCCTGCGGTACCGACAGCGACAAGAGCCCGACCGCTGAGGGCGGTGTCGACAAGGTCAAGGTCGGTGTCATCCCGATCATCGATGTGGCCCCGATCTACCTGGGTCAGAAGAAGGGCTTCTTCGCCAGCCGGAACCTCGAGCTGTCCCTGGAGGCCGGCCAGGGTGGCGCGGCGATCGTGCCGGGTGTGGTCAGCGATCAGTTCCAGTTCGGGTTCAGCAACATGACCTCGCTGATGATCGCCCAGACGAAGAACGTACCGATCAAGGCGATCGCAGCGGGTGTCGCATCCACCGGTGAGGCCGGCAAGGACTTCGGCGCCGTGGT from Actinoplanes derwentensis includes these protein-coding regions:
- a CDS encoding putative bifunctional diguanylate cyclase/phosphodiesterase, whose translation is MPRVPRTPWWLAWSGCGLAGSVLYMVLPYSLPSVTLASVIGIGMCAMMVTGARRYRPAGIGSWYLFAAGVGTWIVGDAVFAQQVLLGGGMIYPSWADAFYLGAYPMLSVALFRLTREPGPLRSSTIIDSAIIAVGLGIVYWTFLIEPILADTAMPLLTRLVTAGYPTAGVLLCAVITPILFRRGPRTPSLWLITAGSVTALAGNIGYSLFFERIPATVLFGSFLVAYALWAGAAGHPSMAQPITGDRDSLGRSRLLVLTASTLLVPAVLLVQGERGASGMSWAAVAVGSMALFILVATRMSGYISRVDSQARQLRDLVMRDDLTGLPNRRAFEQRAATAVAAAPCHMIMIDLAGFKHVNDRLGRAAGDQALIAVAELLRLCVRDGDVVARMGADEFAVLVHDTLPADGLVVAGRLQELLRHPVHAGEHELLLNARLGVASSSVPSTASPDDPCLGAAELVRRADTARYAAKSTGGQLVEYTPALDERAEAAERLGADLRHSLDDGDFHVVYQPIVDLGDSSTVAVEALVRWVHPVRGFVSPVAFIPVAEDNGLIVELGEWIMRTACRKLSEWRRVLGAAAPLYISVNVSARQLSEPGFPAVVTTILTETGLEPAALLVEVTETAIFGGGTAIEAVESLHRSGIRIALDDFGTGHSSLGLLRTVPVDVLKVDKSFVDEIAEPGGNPVIVDALIHVSNGLGLRAVAEGVETEEQAVYLRDLGYHYAQGYHFGRPSPDPILVATVPAAPPVRESPVR
- a CDS encoding IclR family transcriptional regulator domain-containing protein, which encodes MFDQLMPREPYYVQSLERGLAVIRAFDAQHTELTLSDVARICGLTRAASRRFLLTLSDLGYVRTDGRLFSLTPRVLELGYSYLSSRTLPDVAEPHLERLVAEVHESSSMSVLDGDDIVYVARVPTSRIMRIAITVGTRFPAYATSMGRVMLAALPDELLETYLSRVKLEPLTGRTLRTPGELRAELARVRLYGHAVVDQELEEGLRAIAAPIRDRTGTVAGAVNISVHAAQATVAEIRARLLPPLLVATAAIEADLRIAATRRPV